The following coding sequences are from one Ammospiza caudacuta isolate bAmmCau1 chromosome 10, bAmmCau1.pri, whole genome shotgun sequence window:
- the GDPGP1 gene encoding GDP-D-glucose phosphorylase 1, with the protein MAATAGGEAGEASPEEFVYSEEDFVLQAAGWGDPGSAPSRFDRVLLASWSDRMERGLFRYRLGALPTRVLPGAVRLVAQLNEQRSAERRPPQPVRSLRDPFDPAAFNFTRLRPAELLFRLRRAGGPEPLLVAINASPLERGHVLLLPEPARRLPQALTAPALRGALEAALLSAHPGFRVGFNGLGGGASVNHLHLHGLYLDRPLPLEAAPAEPLGPRLALLRAGPAPAFLFFAAGPAALEPVSRAVCRAAEHLGAAGLACNVLATRGDPPAGPGGGRGLRVLLWARRPLFGPKAGEPFAVALCELAGLLPLPAEPLYRDITEEQALSAIRQHLLPEPELLHLGGELARLLER; encoded by the coding sequence ATGGCGGCCACGGCGGGAGGGGAAGCGGGCGAAGCGAGCCCGGAGGAGTTCGTGTACAGCGAGGAGGACTTCGTGCTGCAGGCAGCCGGCTGGGGCGACCCGGGCTCCGCGCCCTCCCGGTTCGACCGGGTGCTGCTGGCGAGCTGGAGCGACCGTATGGAGCGGGGACTGTTCCGGTACCGGCTGGGAGCGCTGCCCACCCGCGTCCTGCCCGGCGCCGTGCGCCTCGTGGCGCAGCTAAACGAGCAGCGCAGCGCGGAGCGCCGCCCGCCGCAGCCCGTCCGCAGCCTCCGCGACCCCTTCGACCCCGCCGCCTTCAACTTCACGCGGCTGCGCCCCGCCGAGCTGCTGTTCCGCCTGCGCCGCGCCGGCGGCCCGGAGCCGCTGCTGGTGGCGATCAACGCCAGCCCGCTGGAGCGGGGAcacgtgctgctgctgcccgagCCGGCGCGGCGCCTGCCGCAGGCGCTGACGGCCCCGGCGCTGCGCGGGGCGCTGGAGGCGGCGCTGCTCAGCGCCCACCCCGGCTTCCGCGTGGGCTTCAACGGGCTGGGCGGCGGCGCCTCGGTGAACCACCTGCACCTGCACGGGCTCTACCTGGACCGCCCGCTGCCGCTGGAGGCGGCGCCGGCCGAGCCGCTGGGGCCGCGCCTGGCGCTGCTCCGCGCCGGACCGGCCCCCGCCTTCCTCTTCTtcgccgccggccccgcggcgCTGGAGCCGGTGTCGCGGGCCGTGTGCCGCGCGGCGGAGCACCTGGGCGCCGCCGGGCTGGCCTGCAACGTGCTGGCCACGCGGGGCGACCCgccggcggggcccgggggCGGCCGCGGGCTGCGGGTGCTGCTGTGGGCGCGCCGGCCGCTCTTCGGCCCCAAGGCGGGCGAGCCCTTCGCCGTGGCGCTGTGCGAGCTGGCGGggctgctgccgctgcccgcCGAGCCGCTCTACCGGGACATCACCGAGGAGCAGGCGCTGAGCGCCATCCGCCAGCACCTGCTGCCCGAGCCCGAGCTGCTGCACCTGGGCGGGGAGCTGGCGCGGCTGCTGGAGCGGTGA
- the CIB1 gene encoding calcium and integrin-binding protein 1 produces MGGSASLIPRDLLSEYQELTFLSKQEILLAYKRFSELLPKEERQNACSARVPKSQILTLPELRANPFQQRICHVFSTSEAEDDSMSFEDFLDMLSVFSDSATSDVKSYYAFRIFDFDNDGILDRKDLEQLVNCLTGQGEGSRLSSAEMEQLIQNILEESDIDKDGTINLAEFQHVVSRSPDFASSFKIVL; encoded by the exons ATGGGCGGCTCGGCCAGTCTGATTCCGCGGGACCTGCTGAGCGAGTACCAG GAGCTGACGTTCCTGAGCAAGCAGGAGATCTTGCT TGCCTACAAGAGGTTCAGTGAACTGCTGCCaaaggaggagaggcagaaCGCCTGCTCCGCGCGGGTCCCCAAGAGCCAGATCCTGACGCTGCCTGAGCTGCGG GCAAACCCCTTCCAGCAGCGCATCTGCCACGTGTTCTCAACCTCAGAGGCCGAGGATGACAGCATGTCCTTTGAAGACTTCCTTGATATGCTGAGTGTCTTCAGCGATTCTGCCACCTCTGATGTCAAATCCTACTATGCCTTCCGCATCTTTG ACTTTGACAACGATGGGATTCTGGACAGGAAGGACCTGGAGCAACTGGTGAACTGCCTGACAGGGCAAGGCGAGGGGTCCCGGCTGAGCAGCGCAGAGATGGAGCAGCTCATCCAAAAC ATCCTGGAGGAGTCCGACATCGACAAGGACGGCACCATCAACCTCGCCGAGTTCCAGCACGTTGTCTCCCGCTCCCCTGACTTTGCCAG CTCCTTCAAGATTGTCCTGTGA